The Chitinophaga sp. H8 region CCAGTAATTGTAAACGGTCGGAAGAAGGGGATACTGCTACCTGAACGCCACGACCATCAGCAGCTGGCGCCTGGTAACCAGGATCATCCACTGCAAAGCCTTTTACAGGCAGTTCATAACCGGTAGGCTCATCCAGCATTACTTCTTTACCATCTTTGGTTTTCAGCTTATCGGTCAGCGGATTAAAAGTAAGATCACCAGCAATGGCCAGTGCAGTTACGATTTCCGGAGAAGCTACAAAAGCATGGGTAGAAGCCAGGCCATCATTTCTTTTCGCAAAGTTGCGGTTAAAGGAAGTGATGATAGAGTTTTTACGGGTAGGATCGTCTATATGACGTGCCCATTGACCGATACAGGGGCCGCAGGCATTTGCCAGTACTACACCGCCTACCTGGTCAAAAGTATTCAGTAAACCGTCTCTTTCAATGGTAAAACGTACCAGCTCAGAACCGGGTGTGATGGTAAACTCAGATTTCATTTCCAGGTTCTTGTCAATGGCTTGTTTGGCCAGAGAGGCAGAACGGGAAATATCTTCATAGGAAGAGTTGGTGCAGGAACCGATCAGGGCTACTTCCAGCTTTTCGGGCCAGTTGTTTTCCTTTACTGCCTGTGCAAATTTAGAAATAGGCCATGCCAGATCCGGTGTGAATGGTCCGTTTACATGGGGTTCCAGTTCGCTCAGGTCCAGTTCAATTACCTGGTCATAGTATTTGGAAGGATCAGCATACACTTCCGCATCCGGACGTAAATGTTCCTTGATGCCATCTGCCAGGGCAGCAACTTCCGCACGCTCTGTAGATTTCAGGTACTGGCTGATTTTATCATCGTAAGCAAAAACAGAACAGGTAGCACCGATTTCCGCACCCATGTTACAGATAGTACCTTTACCGGTAGCGCTCATACTGTCTGCTCCCTCACCAAAGTATTCCACAATACATCCGGTACCACCTTTTACGGTTAAAATACCAGCTACTTTCAGAATTACATCTTTAGGGGAAGCCCATCCGCTTAATTTACCATTCAGTTTTACACCTATCAGTTTAGGCATTTTAAGTTCCCATGGTAATCCTGCCATTACATCTACCGCATCAGCACCACCAACACCGATAGCCAGCATACCCAAACCACCCGCGTTAGGAGTGTGGGAATCCGTACCAATCATCAAACCACCAGGGAAAGCATAATTTTCCAGTACTACCTGGTGAATGATACCTGCACCGGGTTTCCAGAAACCTATACCATATTTATTGGAGATAGAGGAGAGGAAGTCGTATACTTCTTTGTTGGTGTCAATCGCTGTGGCCAGATCTTCTGCAGCTCCCACTTTTGCTTGTATCAGGTGATCACAGTGTACTGTAGAAGGAACCGCTACTTTATCACGTCCACAAGTCATAAACTGCAGCAGCGCCATCTGAGCTGTTGCATCCTGCATGGCTACACGATCCGGTGCAAATTCTACATAGGATTTTCCCCTTTCAAAAGGAGAAGTGGTAGCGGTGTACAGGTGAGCATATAAGATCTTTTCGGCCAGCGTAAGCGGACGACCTAACATTTTACGGGTAGCTTCCACTTTACCCGGGAGTGCCGCATACACTTTTTTAATCATGTCAATATCAAACACCATGGGAAATAATTATTTAAGAGCGGTTAAAAATTGCACCGCGAAATTAACTAAATTCAGCAAGTTTTTAAAGAAATAGTAATAAGCAACTATGCTGTTTCAGCTTACCAGGGGGAGCTTATGCCCTTTACATTAGCCATAGTAGAGGCCTTTGGCGTATGACAGTTTTATTACGCACACAATATGCCAATTATGCAAAAAATCTGAAATAACGCGATTTATCCGGATTACCTGACCTGGAATACTTATATGAAATAATTTACCTATAAGCATTTACCATAGTCAGGCATGATTCCTGCATAATGGATACGTTCCCGGAAGAGGAACCATTTGTTTTTACCAATGGATTGTGATAAATTTGATATATGAATCGTTTTAAAGGTTTCGTGGAATGGCGCGCGTTTGGTGTGTGTGCCGCTATAGGCGAAAAGCTGGGAGTGGCAACCTCGCGGATTCGCCTGTTTTTTATCTATGCCTCCTTTCTTACAATGGGGTCGCCCGTTATCGTA contains the following coding sequences:
- a CDS encoding aconitate hydratase, giving the protein MVFDIDMIKKVYAALPGKVEATRKMLGRPLTLAEKILYAHLYTATTSPFERGKSYVEFAPDRVAMQDATAQMALLQFMTCGRDKVAVPSTVHCDHLIQAKVGAAEDLATAIDTNKEVYDFLSSISNKYGIGFWKPGAGIIHQVVLENYAFPGGLMIGTDSHTPNAGGLGMLAIGVGGADAVDVMAGLPWELKMPKLIGVKLNGKLSGWASPKDVILKVAGILTVKGGTGCIVEYFGEGADSMSATGKGTICNMGAEIGATCSVFAYDDKISQYLKSTERAEVAALADGIKEHLRPDAEVYADPSKYYDQVIELDLSELEPHVNGPFTPDLAWPISKFAQAVKENNWPEKLEVALIGSCTNSSYEDISRSASLAKQAIDKNLEMKSEFTITPGSELVRFTIERDGLLNTFDQVGGVVLANACGPCIGQWARHIDDPTRKNSIITSFNRNFAKRNDGLASTHAFVASPEIVTALAIAGDLTFNPLTDKLKTKDGKEVMLDEPTGYELPVKGFAVDDPGYQAPAADGRGVQVAVSPSSDRLQLLEPFAAWEGTDLKGLKLLIKAKGKCTTDHISMAGPWLKYRGHLDNISNNMLIGAVNAFNDKTDTVKNELTGEYGPVPATQRAYKAAGLGSVVVGDENYGEGSSREHAAMEPRHLGVRAILVKSFARIHETNLKKQGMLGLTFANKEDYDKIQEDDNIDIIGLTTFTPGKPLTVVLNHKNGTKDEIQVNHTYNEQQIEWFKAGGALNVIRAQAAKKA
- a CDS encoding PspC domain-containing protein, with protein sequence MNRFKGFVEWRAFGVCAAIGEKLGVATSRIRLFFIYASFLTMGSPVIVYMILAFWVNMKNYILNARRNPLRYL